The proteins below come from a single Chelmon rostratus isolate fCheRos1 chromosome 12, fCheRos1.pri, whole genome shotgun sequence genomic window:
- the LOC121615274 gene encoding lactosylceramide 1,3-N-acetyl-beta-D-glucosaminyltransferase A-like — protein MFLNFRRMRKCQCVQLMTTCLVLSVVMVCWEQMDNSVVSHVKSYSFRYLVNRFTYINKSLTIPREQARSFSNFRYLLDHPDKCANKDVLLLLFVKTSPQNIERRNAIRSTWGNETYIQTVLGVTVKVVFALGAPQTKKEERSWSRRTRAGFQEQLIREDRLHGDLIQQDFLDSFHNLTLKLILQFHWMHSRCAHARFLMTADDDIFVHMPNLVTYLQDVSSRGITDFWIGRVHRGAPPIRSKDSKYYVPFEMYQWLSYPDYTAGAGYVVSRDVAEKVYEATLTLNASLYIDDVFMGICANAVGVSPQEHIYFSGEGKAPYHLCIYDQMMTSHGHVEDIYEVWKAATHPQVKQRTSGLIGRLYCTVVKMSLLCNPYYFNTYPCKAAFL, from the coding sequence ATGTTTCTGAATTTCCGCCGGATGCGAAAATGCCAGTGTGTGCAGCTGATGACCACCTGCCTGGTGCTGTCAGTGGTGATGGTTTGCTGGGAGCAGATGGACAACAGCGTCGTCAGCCACGTCAAGTCTTACTCCTTCCGCTACCTGGTCAACCGCTTCACCTACATCAACAAGAGCCTCACCATCCCGCGTGAGCAGGCCAGAAGCTTCAGCAACTTCCGCTACCTGCTGGACCACCCGGACAAGTGCGCCAACAAGgacgtcctcctcctcctgtttgtcaaAACCTCCCCACAGAACATTGAGAGGCGAAACGCCATCAGGTCCACCTGGGGTAATGAGACCTACATCCAAACCGTGCTGGGAGTGACAGTGAAGGTGGTGTTCGCCTTAGGAGCACCTCAGACCAAGAAGGAGGAGCGGTCATGGAGCAGGAGGACCAGGGCTGGTTTTCAGGAGCAGCTCATCCGCGAGGATCGCCTCCACGGCGATTTGATCCAACAGGACTTTCTTGACTCCTTCCACAACCTGACCCTGAAGCTGATCCTGCAGTTCCACTGGATGCACAGCCGCTGCGCACACGCCCGCTTCCTCATGACTGCTGACGACGACATCTTCGTCCACATGCCCAACCTGGTGACCTACCTGCAGGACGTGAGCAGCAGAGGCATCACAGACTTTTGGATTGGCCGGGTGCACAGAGGGGCGCCACCAATCCGCAGCAAAGACAGTAAGTACTATGTGCCCTTCGAGATGTACCAGTGGTTGTCGTACCCTGACTACACCGCCGGGGCCGGGTATGTCGTCTCCAGGGACGTTGCAGAGAAAGTCTACGAAGCCACGCTGACCCTGAACGCCTCTCTTTACATAGACGACGTGTTTATGGGCATCTGCGCCAACGCCGTTGGTGTGTCACCGCAGGAGCACATCTATTTCTCAGGCGAGGGCAAAGCGCCCTACCACCTGTGCATCTATGACCAGATGATGACCTCACATGGTCACGTGGAGGACATCTATGAGGTGTGGAAGGCAGCGACCCACCCACAGGTGAAACAGAGGACCTCTGGGCTCATAGGGAGGCTGTACTGCACAGTAGTGAAAATGTCTCTCCTTTGTAATCCTTACTATTTTAACACCTACCCTTGCAAAGCAGCCTTTTTGTAA
- the eif4a2 gene encoding eukaryotic initiation factor 4A-II, with protein sequence MSSDSADYNSSKDRDHGGPDGMEPDGVIESNWSEITDNFDDMNLKETLLRGIYAYGFEKPSAIQQRAIIPCIKGYDVIAQAQSGTGKTATFAISILQQLDIEQKETQALVLAPTRELAQQIQKVILALGDYMGAACHACIGGTNLRSEIQKLQAEAPHIVVGTPGRVFDMLSRGHLSPSWIKMFVLDEADEMLSRGFKDQIYEIFQKLSTNIQVVLLSATMPAEVLEVTKKFMRDPIRILVKKEELTLEGIKQFYINVEREEWKLDTLCDLYETLTITQAVIFLNTRRKVDWLTEKMHARDFTVSALHGDMDQKERDVIMREFRSGSSRVLITTDLLARGIDVQQVSLVINYDLPTNRENYIHRIGRGGRFGRKGVAINFVTEEDKRILRDIETFYNTTVEEMPMNVADLI encoded by the exons ATGTCTAGCGATTCTGCTGATTACAACAG CTCAAAAGATAGAGACCATGGGGGGCCAGATGGAATGGAGCCTGATGGTGTCATCGAG AGCAACTGGAGCGAGATCACGGACAACTTTGATGATATGAACCTGAAGGAGACTCTTCTCAGGGGAATATATGCATATGGTTTTGAAAAGCCATCTGCCATTCAACAAAGGGCAATCATTCCTTGCATCAAAG GATATGATGTCATTGCCCAGGCCCAGTCAGGCACTGGCAAGACGGCCACGTTTGCCATCTCTATCTTGCAGCAGCTGGACATTGAGCAGAAGGAGACTCAGGCTCTGGTGTTGGCTCCCACCAGAGAGCTGGCTCAGCAG ATCCAGAAGGTCATTCTGGCTCTGGGTGACTACATGGGGGCAGCCTGCCATGCCTGCATTGGAGGGACCAATCTCCGTAGTGAAATACAGAAGCTCCAGGCTGAGGCCCCCCACATAGTGGTGGGCACACCTGGACGTGTATTCGACATGCTTAGCAGAGGACACCTGT CCCCATCATGGATCAAGATGTTTGTTCTGGATGAAGCCGATGAGATGTTGAGTCGAGGGTTCAAGGATCAGATCTATGAGATCTTCCAGAAACTGAGCACAAACATTCAA GTGGTCCTGCTTTCTGCCACCATGCCAGCAGAGGTGTTGGAGGTGACCAAGAAGTTCATGCGAGACCCCATTCGCATCTTGGTGAAGAAAGAAGAGCTTACTCTTGAGGGTATCAAGCAGTTCTACATAAATGTGGAGCGAGAG GAGTGGAAGCTGGACACCCTGTGTGATCTGTATGAAACACTGACCATCACCCAGGCTGTCATCTTCCTCAACACTAGGAGAAAAGTCGACTGGTTGACTGAAAAGATGCATGCTAGAGACTTCACTGTCTCTGCTCTG CATGGAGATATGGACCAGAAGGAGCGAGATGTGATTATGAGGGAGTTCAGATCTGGCTCAAGCAGAGTGTTGATCACTACTGATCTTCTG GCTCGTGGCATTGATGTCCAGCAGGTTTCCCTGGTCATTAACTATGACCTTCCTACAAATCGAGAGAACTACATTCATAG AATTGGTCGTGGTGGCCGTTTTGGCAGAAAAGGAGTTGCTATCAACTTCGTCACCGAGGAGGACAAGAGGATTCTTCGAGACATTGAGACGTTTTACAATACAACTGTGGAGGAGATGCCTATGAATGTGGCTGACCTGATTTGA
- the setd9 gene encoding SET domain-containing protein 9, whose translation MFRFALRRFQNKWRSYRHRFVPWVVLNFSKNEKTLRQVTERSRDKLLPDEVVSQSLLRFFRVLLRSLWANHGELRAAQTHFLRRVTCEEDQCEGNPVCGDDAMLQSLGFCIDRKPSTLPFAGTGVFVTKGFVPKGTVVAMYPGTVYQAYEPILLQSIRNPFVFRCIDGVLIDGNDKGISKMVFRSCSGRDRIGPFMMSDTSWLTQGPQNPLAVGQYVNNCSNEWPANVCYQEYDVPGKFPIELRQYLPNVNYSQDAQRPLRCVILVSLRDITAGEELFSNYYTIVH comes from the coding sequence ATGTTTAGATTTGCCTTAAGAAGATTTCAGAACAAATGGAGATCGTACAGACACAGGTTTGTGCCATGGGTTGTACTGAACTTTtctaaaaatgagaaaactcTGCGGCAGGTGACGGAGCGCTCGAGAGACAAACTGCTCCCTGATGAGGTGGTTTCACAGAGTCTACTGCGGTTCTTCAGAGTCCTGCTCAGGAGTCTTTGGGCTAATCATGGCGAGCTCCGAGCTGCTCAAACTCACTTTCTCAGGCGGGTAACATGTGAAGAAGACCAGTGTGAGGGAAACCCAGTGTGTGGAGATGATGCCATGTTACAGTCTCTGGGGTTCTGCATTGACCGGAAGCCAAGCACTTTGCCCTTCGCAGGAACTGGAGTGTTTGTCACCAAAGGATTTGTGCCCAAAGGAACTGTAGTTGCCATGTACCCTGGCACGGTCTATCAAGCCTATGAGCCTATTCTCCTCCAGTCCATCAGAAACCCTTTTGTATTCAGGTGTATTGATGGTGTCTTGATTGATGGGAATGACAAAGGCATCTCCAAAATGGTGTTCAGGTCATGCAGTGGCAGGGACAGGATAGGGCCTTTCATGATGAGTGACACCAGCTGGCTGACGCAAGGTCCACAAAACCCACTTGCTGTTGGTCAGTACGTGAACAACTGCTCCAACGAGTGGCCTGCTAACGTGTGCTACCAGGAGTACGACGTGCCAGGCAAATTTCCCATCGAGCTCCGCCAGTATCTGCCGAATGTCAACTACAGCCAGGACGCACAGAGGCCTCTACGTTGTGTTATCCTTGTGTCACTCAGAGACATTACAGCAGGGGAGGAACTCTTCTCCAACTACTACACCATTGTGCATTAG